Part of the Gimesia chilikensis genome, GGTGATTAAAGGGGTCGCAGACCGCGTCCGGGGAGACGGCGACAGCCACATGCGTGGCATGAGCTGTCTGTTGACCGGAATCGAATTGCTCCCCGGTAACATCCAGGGGGGATCGCACACTCCAGCCGGCTGGGCCAGCGGACTGTCGATCGACCAGGAACTCAAACGGTTCCTGCAGAGCAATAAAGAGACCCGCACCCGTTTCGGTTCGCTGGAATTTGGCGTGAACGTACCACATCGTGCCGACCCCTGGACCCGTATGGTTTATGCAGGTCCCAACAAACCGGTCGCGCCGATTGACGATCCCTACCTGATGTTCGAAAAGATCTACGGTCAGATGAAAGATCGTAAGAGCCTGGCCAGCATTCTAGACGACGTCCGCGAAGACCTGAAGAAAGTTCGTTCGCAACTGAGCAGCTCCGACAAGCAGTTGCTCGAAGAGCACGAAAGCTACGTCCGCCAGATGGAACAGGAACTCAAAGCCAGCGCAGAACAGAAACTGGCTGTCAAAGTTCCGGTTCAGGAAGTGGGTATCAAGAACGATAACGACCACATGCCGGTCACCAGTAAAATGCAGATCGACCTGATGGTCAACAGTCTGGCCAACGATATGGCACGCGTAGCTACGCTGCAGTATACGAATTCAGTCGGTCAGGCACGGATGAAGTGGCTGGGGATCGACGATGGTCACCACTCACTGTCCCATAAACCGGACAGCGACGAAGATTCACAGGAAAAGCTGACGAAGATCAACAAATGGTTCTGTGAACAGCTCGCTTACCTGGTTGAGAAACTCGACTCGACTCCCGAGCCGAACGGCGAAGGAACCCTGCTCGACAACACCACGGTCGTCTGGACCAACGAACTGGGTAAAGGGAACTCCCATACGTTGAATGATGTGCCGCTGGTGCTCGTCGGTAAGGGACTCGATTTCAAAATGGGACGTTCGCTGCAGTTCAAGAACATTCCCCATAACCGTCTGCTGATGTCGCTGGCCCACGGCATGGGACATCATATCGAGACCTTCGGTAAACCCGACTTCTGCGGCGACGGCATCATTTCTGAACTGACCTGATCTCGTCCGCAGAGCGATAATCAACGAACTCGAGTGAGCACCAGTCTCCCCAGGCTGGTGCTCACTTTTTTTAATCAGTCTCTTTACAACCTGTTGGAAATCGGCCCCGGTACTTTCATTCGACAGGACTGGTCTTTATGATTCGGATTCAGGCAATTTGCTGACTACAATCAATGCACATGAAAGGATACGCGCATGGACCACATCACCCGCCCCCAGGAACAAGACGAATACTACTTTGAGGAAGGGTGCTATATCCTGGAGATGTCCAGCCCGAATGTGGATCCTGAAGTCTCCCTGGCCCGGGCCCGCGTCGAGCCTGGCAAGCGAACCCGGTTCCATCGCCTCAAGGGGACCTTCGAGCGCTACATCATGCTTTCTGGTACCGGACTGGTCGAAGTGGGCGACTACGAACCCACGGAAGTCTACCCGGGTGATGTTGTGAGAATCCCACCTGACACTGATCAGAGAATCACCAATATTGGTGAAGACGACCTGGTATTTCTCGTCGTCTGTAATCCGCATTTCCTCCGCTCCTGCTATACAGACTCAGAAGATCTCCGCACGTCGGGGTCATAAAATCCTCATATTGCCTAAGAAGTTCCTCTACAAGTTCTTACATCAAGGTAAGATGTACGCAGTTTTCAATTTCTTAACATAATTTACTTGTGCAGTCTCCCCCTTGCGATTTAAAATGCAATTCCTCGGAGCATGCCTCTGCTGTCCCACCTTTTATTCCTTCCCAGTTATATTTCCAAAAGGTTAGCAATGTTGAATTACCCACCGCGCGTCACGCGCAAATCTGGTTTTACGCTCATCGAGCTGCTGGTTGTGATTGCAATTATCGCGATTCTGATCGCCCTGCTCCTGCCCGCTGTGCAACAGGCCCGCGAAGCTGCCCGCCGCAGTCAGTGCAAAAACAACCTGAAACAAATGGGTCTGGCGCTCCACAATTATCACGACGTCTATCTCAAGTTCCCCATCGGGTCCCGTGCCCCCAATGATGGCCCCCACAACTGGCGTTTCGCCCTGCTGCCTTACATGGACCAGGCAAATATTTACGAACTCGCCAAGAACAGCCCGACCAGCGACGTTGATTTCTGGGAAGGCGGAGGCGGCTCTTACAATGGTGACACACTGCTCTTCAAAGACAAAGTCATCACTTCCATTTACATGTGCCCTTCCAGTTCAGACCCGGCCATCAGCTATGCCAATGGCGAACCACAGCAGGGTTCCCAGTCGCATCAGTATGTCGGCATCATGGGTGCTTACCCTGACCCCGCAGCGCGCACGAACGTCTCTTACGAAACTCAGTATAACAGCTTTGCCACTAACACAGGCTGTCTGCTGATCAACGAGTGCAAAGGCATGCGGGACGTGACCGATGGTTCATCGAATACGATCATCATCGCCGAACAGTCGCGGATCTCAGCCAGCAATCCGGTTCTGAAGCGGTCTGATTACACATCAGGCTGGGCAGGCACCAGCTATGCAGGTACCGTCAGTCAGTGGATTGCCAGCGGAGCCGGGCAGCATCGTTTCGGTACCGGAGTGACGTCGGTCTTCCACAGTCCCAATCCGAAATCGACGGGTGCGGAAGCCAATGCACAATGGGACTGGAACACCCCCTTAACTTCCTACCACACCGGCGGCGTGCATGTGCTGCTCTGCGACGGAGCAACCCGTTTCCTGAGCGACAACGCAGACCTGTTACTGATCCAGAAACTGTGTGTCCGCGATGACGGCCAGACCATCGGCGAGTGGTAAGCCACGACCTCTGGTTCTATTTCCTTATCCCATAGACTTGAGTGACGTATGTGATTCCAGTCACCTGCGTCACATTTGATTCAGGATTTTCATAATGTATCGTCTATCACTTTTCAGTTGCCTGCTGGTTTCTGTGCTGCTGGCTCAGGGTTGTTCGGGAGATCCGAATGTCCGGCCTGCAGTAGAGATCTCAGGATCCGTGACCCTCGATGGAGCGCCGTTGCAACAGGCCAGCATCCAGTTCACCTCGTCCAAATCCGGCGAAAGTGCGTACGCCAATCTGGATGAGAACGGAAATTATTCGGTCTCTTTTCCCCAGGCAGATGTCGGCTCTGCATATGAAGTCACCATCAGTCCGCCTGTCGTCGAAGAAGAAAACGCGATGGCCCTCGCGGAAAAGCCGCAGGAAAAATCGACCGTAAAGATTCCCGCGAAATACACGAAGCGCACCACCAGTGGTCTGATCGCCCAGGTCAATGAACCGGGTGAGAACAAAGCCAACTTTGAGTTGAAGAGTAAGTAAGCAGCTTCAGACCAACACCAGCCTGCAACAGCCCTTAATGCACTGTTGCAGGCTGTTTTTTTAACCTGCCATTTTAATTAAGAACTCTAAGTATCTCCATTTCGTTCTGTAAATCCAGCGGATATACTCGAAGTCTAAGGTGATGAAACTTCAAACCCGCAGTTGGCTGTCATTACAAAGGATCCTCACATGAAACCGACTCTCGCCCCCCTCCTGCTCGCCTGCCTTGCTTTGCTGATCCCGGAACGTTCCTACGCGGAACTGCAGGTCGGCGCCACCATCATGGATGTTACCCCGGTGAAACTCCCCGTCCTCGTTAATGGCAGCATGAAGAGCCGCAGCGTCGATAAGGTATATACCAAAGTCAATGCCCGGGCGATCGTCGTCGCCGATGGCGAAGACCGCCTGGCAATCGTCGTCGTTGACAGTTGCATGATGACGCGTCCCTTTCTGGATGAAGTCAAAAAACTGGCCGCACAGAAAACCAGGATCCCGGCCGACCATATGTTGATCTCCGCCACCCACGCACACTCGGTCCCTTCCAGCATGGGCTGCCTGGGAACCAGTGCCGATCCGGAATACACGCCTTTCCTCCGCGGTAAGCTGGTCGATGCCATCGTTGCAGCCGAAGCAAAACTGGAACCGGCTCAGATTGGCTGGGGTGTCGGGAACGCCGCCAAGTTCACTGCCCTGCGTCGCTGGATCAAGCGTCCCGATCGCATCAGCAACGATCCTTTCGGCAACCCGACCGTACGGGCCACCATGCATGCAGGTCGGAACTGGGATGATGTCATCGGCGAATCCGGTCCCGAAGATCCTGATCTGTCCCTGATCTCGTTTCAGTCGAAAGACGGTCGTCCGATCGCTTTACTGGCCAACTTTTCCATGCACTACTTTGGTGCCCCTTCACTGAGTGCCGACTACTTTGGTCTCTACTGTAATGGTCTGCAGGAAGAAATCGGTAAAAAACTGCCCAAGGATGCCCCCGAGTTTGTAGCGATCATGTCGCACGGCTGCAGCGGTGACATTTACCGCCGCGACTACACCAAGCCGCAGGATCAGTGGTCATTCACCGATGACATCAATGAATACTCCAGTGAGCTCGTTAAACTGACCATGGGCATCTATAAAAACATCACGTATCGCAAAGACGCCGACGTTGAAATGGCCGAGAACCGGATGCAGTTGAACTATCGGGTTCCCGACAAACAGCTGCTCGAATGGTCTCAGCGGATCGTCGAGAAAATGGGCGATAAGTTGCCCGAAACACAAGAAGAGATCTACGCTCGCGAACAGATCATGCTGCACGAAAGCCAGTCAACCGAGGTCGTCACGCAGGCACTCCGCATCGGCGACATCGCGATCGCGACCACCCCCAATGAAACCTATGCCCTTTCCGGGCTGAAAGTCAAAGCACAAAGTCCGCTGCCACAGACCATGGTCATTGAACTGGCTAACGGGGGCGACGGTTACATTCCGCCTCCCGAGCAGCATCTGCTCGGCGGATACAATACCTGGGCCGCCCGTTCCGCAGGCCTCGAAGTCCTGGCCGAACCCCGTATCGTGGAATCGGATATTGAACTGCTTGAGAAAGTTTCCAATCAGCCCCGCCGCTTTTATGAACAGAGCCGTGGTCCTGCTGTGGAAACGATTCTGGGCTTCAAGCCGTCAGCTTACTGGCGACTGGACGAGTTCAATGGTCCCCGGGCCCGCGATCTCTCCGGCAATCAGCGGGACGGCATTTACGAACCGGCCATCGCTTACTTCCTCGAAGGAGCCCGGTCGAAATCGTTCTGCACGGGAACTGAAACCAACCGGGCCGTTCACTTCGCCGGCAACCGTCTGCAGACCCGCGTGAATGACCTGGGCGATCAGTTTACTGTCTCGCTCTGGATCTGGAACGGAATTCCTCTCGACGCCCGCGACATCAGCGGCTGGATGTTCTCACAGGGACCAAACCACGGTCTGGCCGCCTATGGCGATCACCTCGGACTGGGTGGCAAACAGCATCCCGGCAAGCTGGTCTATATGAACGGTACGGACCGCAAACTGCACGCTGGTAAAACCGCCGTCGAACGCTGGACGTGGAATCATGTGGCTCTCGTTCGCGATGGTGACAAGTTGACCGTCTACCTGAATGGCAAACCGGAAATCGAACTCGAATCGAAACCGGGGGCATCCGGCGTGCTGCTGGAACAGCTGTTCTTCGGCGGACGGACAGATAATGACTCTAACTGGGAAGGCCGCCTGGATGAAATCGCGGTCTTCGATCGGGCCCTCAATGCAGGTGAAGTCAGTCAGCTGGCAAAATAAACCTGTCTGAAACGCACTATCTGCCATTTTCGAAAGCCCGGTCGTACCTGCGATCGGGCTTTTCTATTGGGAATGATTCGTTTTTTATCGCGAATCGACGATCTGACGCGTATGAGAAGAGACAGACCGCTCGAATTACGGAATCTCCGCCCGATGGGGGGTTCCTGCATATTCACAGCCCGCGCGGGACTATATAATCAAAGGGAGTTCACGTCCTAATCGTCTGATGTAATTGACTTTATCACATTTCCGTTCCAGTGGCTCAACCCATGACTGAACCTGACCTGTCGACAACAGATCGGAGACTGCGCCGCCTGTTTCTGCTGATCGTCACCGCCAGTTTCGTACTGACGCCAATTGCTGCGCCGGACGTCTGGTGGCAGTTGAGCCGGGGACAGACAGTGTTGGCCGAGCTGGCAGTTCCGGGGCCAATCCTGGCGGCAGGCAATCCGACAGCGGAAGCAGACTGGCTGGGCGGGTTCCCTTTCTTTATGAGCTGGCTGATCGCCGGCTTTTCGGGACTGATGCTGCTCAAGTTCTGCAGCGTCTTTCTGTTACTCTATCTCCTCATGCGACGGTTTGAGCCTCAACTGCAATGGGCCGCTTTTGCGCTGGCTCTGGTCACGCTGCTGGCTGCGAATGCTGCCTGGCAACCAACGCCCCGACTCTGGGACTGCTGGCTTCTCTTTCTGACCTGGATCGCCACGGTCCGCTGGAGCCAGTCCCCGACGAAACAGAATGCGGTCCTCGTGCTCATCTCCCTGGTGGTGTGGGCCAATCTCGCACCACTCTGCCTGTTAGGAATCGCTGTGGTCGCAATCGTCCCCTGGCTGACCGGCATCCAGACCGAGCCCACAGTCACCCGCAAGCAGTCTGGTCTGCTTGTTGCCGCATCCGCATTTGCGCTGATGCTCACCCCACGTGGCTGGTTTACGCTCTCCGATTCACTGACTCAGCTCCTCCCCGGTCTGTTCTATGCCCGAGACCTGCTGGCCACAACGGTCTGGCAGCCGACGTTCGCACAGGGACTGACAGTCGAAACAGCCGGGCTGGGAATTCTCACTCTGGTCACCGTGTGTTACCTCATTTTTTACTCCACCGGCTGGCTGGAAAGTTTTGCATTCCTGATCTTCGCTGTTCCGGCCTGGCTGAATTCAGATGCCGTTCCCCCTTGCGCGATTGGCATCGCCCTGCTGCTGGGACGCAGCCTGGTAGCACATCCCTATCCAATCCAACTGCTCAAAACCAAAGATCTGCTCTCGCCTGCTCTGGGACGCCTGCTACTGGGACTCGGGTTGCTTCTGCTCAGCGGGAAAGCGGCAGCCGGAACGCTCCCCGGTCAGTCACAGCGACTGGGCTGGGGCCTCGCTCCCGAGCTGGATATCACGCTGCTGAACCAGGCGATCGGACCACTCGAATATGAGGGAACGGCCCACTGCATGGATATCACTTCTGCAGGCATGTTGTGCTGGATCAAGGCGGATCATAAAGTTCGTCCCTACCTCACACACAGACAGGCGCTGAAACAGGGACGCTTATTCGACGAACTCTCCCTGAACGCGGAGCTGTCTGACGGCTGGATGTTGCAGAAGCCACGCATGAATGGCGGCTGGGGGGGCTGGTGGGTCCGCCTCAAAGATCGGAACTGTCAGCTGCTGCTGGTTCCTAACGGTCAGACGCGAACGATTCGTGCCTTGTTTGACAGTCGCTGGCAGCCGATGTCAGTCGACGCGGCAGTCATTCCCTATGGCTGGTCGGGTGAATTACTCAGTACACCGCAGATCATCAAGCTGCTCCCCGTCAAAGAGTTTCTGAATCGCCAGCAGTGGACCTATTCCCTGCCCGATCCGAGTGGCACACCAGACTGTGCTGACTGGTGGGGTATGCTGACCGGCTCTCCCAATCTGAAACCGGCGCTGCTGCAGGCGCGAACCTTTCGCGCGATGCAACTTTATACAGCCGCATTGCGTGTGCTGCATCCACTGCTGCAGCACTACGACTCTCCTGAAGTCAGACGGGAGTTCGAACTCTGTCAGAAGGAACTGGCTTACCAGGAACAGCTCGACACGGGTGCTCCCAGCCAGTTGCGCCTGCAGGCCTATCAGCAGACCAGTCCGACAGATGCATTCCCTCTTACCCAGGCAGGTCCGGGAATCAAAGGTGACCACAGTCCGCCCGAAAAAGTATCAGAAACTCTCGCGCGGGCAATCAACGAATACATTCATGGCGACTGTTCCGAAGCGATCGCCGCTTTGACTGCAGATGACAGTGAGAGCCTGTATGCGAAAGCGCAGATTCAGTTGGAATCCGGCGATCCCGCGAATGCCGCGTCAACTTTTCGTCAGTTAATTGAACAGCATCCCCAGGACCGACTGGTCGTCCCCAGTCAGAACATGTTAGATGCCCTGCAATGATCCAGAAGTACCCGTTTCTCATCCCCCTGTCGATCCTGTTACTGGCCTGCCTGTCAGGTGCCGGCCTGTTTCTGTACGGATCACAGCAGAAAACGGAGTTCGTTCCGCATGTCCGTTCGGTGCATCAGCCGGTCCCATCGCGTTCCTGCTGTGAGTGTCACGACAAATTCTGTCAGCAGTTCGAAGGCGCCCCTCATCTGCGGACCCTCCGCAAAGCCACCGATCCAGGCGTACTTGAAAAATTTGTTGACCGGGAAGTCACCCTCAAAGAGAACGGGCATACTTACCGGTTCTTCAAAGAAGATGATGCGCTGTGGGTCGACTGCGACAGTTATCCGGCACCTGTCCGAATCGACTGGGTCTTCGGTTCCGGCATGCATGCGATGACACCGGTATCGCTGTTTCCGAATGAAAAGGGAGAGTCAGAACTGCTGCAGCACATCGTCTCCTGGTATCCCTCCGGCAAACTGGGAATCACACTCGGTCTGCAGGAACTGGTCCATGAACAGACTGGCATCAATGCGCTGGGGGAAGTCAGCGACCATGCTAAAACGCAGAACTGCTTTGGCTGTCACGCGGCCTGGCTGGGTGATTCGCCAGGTAAAATCAAATCTGATGCGATCATCCCGGGGGTCTCATGTGTCCGCTGTCACTTGAATGGCGAAGAACACATTAAAGCCGTCGAACGAGGCGATAAAGATCTCAAATTGACCAAGTGGAGTTCATTGACACCTCTGGAGTCGATCAATCGCTGTGGAGAGTGCCATCGCCGCTTCGATCAACTGGAGGCGGATGAAATTCATCCTGCGAATGATCTGCTCTATCGTTTTGCCCCCGTGGGAATGTCTCAGAGCCCCTGCTTCCTGAAACAGACCGACGTCAAACTGGCGGACGGCAAAACGGCCCGCTTTGACTGTACCACCTGTCACAATCCGCATCAGCAGGCCAGCCGCGATCCGGATTATTACCGCCAGATCTGCCTGAACTGTCACAGCGATCTCAAGGATCATGCACCGGTGTGCTCTAAAGAGTCGATGCAAAGTCAGTGTCTGCAATGTCATATGCCGGCAGTGGAAGTTCACGACAACCTCTCCTTTACCGACCACTGGATACGAGTCCGCGAGCGCGACAAAGAACGCTTCCCCGAATTTCAGATGCGGCAGGCGAAATGATGTTGTCTTGAGACTGGGGAACGACTAGGATGAGAAGGAACTAGTATTAAGAAGGTTATTTGTGATTGAGAAACTGTTTTCATTTCTGTGCTCCCTGATGATTCTGGCCTGCCCGTTAAACTGCATGCCAGCCGGCGCAGAATCTACAGACGCCGTCAGCACTGGCTGCTGCAGTCACTGTCAGCCGCCGACTTCAGAAACACCACTCTCACCAGCGCATGCCTCTGATGAATGTTGTCAGTGCTTCTGTTTCGGAGCGATCCATGATAAAGCCGATCAACTGGATCTGACATTGCTGACTCCCCTCTGGATCACGCCTGTCCTCTCAGAGACAGAATCACTTCTCTCCGACATTCACGCGGTTCCCCAACCGGTTTCTTCTGCGCCGCCTCCGCCTGCCGGTCGTGCGCTGCGCTGTGCGCAGATGTCGTTTCTCTGCTGATCTGCTCCTGAATCAGCACTGCCTGCGTTAATTCCACTTGCTTCTCGTGTGTCCTGCTGCGCACTGACTCGATTCGGTGTGCCACTCTGCAGATACTTCAAAAGAATCATTCATGCTCCGTTTTTCATTAATCCCCTGGGAATATGGCGTGCGGAATCTGTTCCGTCGCCCCCTGCGCACCCTGCTCACGCTGACCGGCCTGACGACCGTGATCGTACTGGTGTTTATCGTAGTCGGCTTCATCCGGGGACTGGAACACAGCCTGTCCGCCAGCGGTGATCCGGATGTGGCTATTCTGTTTTCGCTGGGCATGGGGGAGAATCTGGAATACTCATCCATTCCAATGCGGACCAGCGAACTTGTTGCCGCCAGTGTGGGTGGCATTAAAGAATTTCACGGCCGGAAATACGCGTCTCCCGAATTGTACCTGGGAACACAGATCACGCTCCCCGAACAGGAACGAACTGCGATGGGTCTGGTGCGCGGTGTGACGCCGGCGATACTCCTGGTCCGTCGCAAAGTCGAACTGGAATCGGGGCGCTGGCCCGAACCGGGTGAAGTCCTGATTGGCCAGCTGGTCGCTACCAAGCTGGGACTCTCCCCCGAACAGCTGGCGACCGGCCAGGCAATCGAACTGGAGGGGCGCAGCTGGAAAATCAGCGGTACCTTCTCTGCCGGCGGCTCTGCGTTTGAATCAGAGATCTGGTGTCGCCTCGACGAACTGCAGCAGGCAATGAAACGCCAGGACCTGAGTCTGGTTGCGGTCACGCTGGATTCCCCCGATGTTTACCCTGATCTGGACCTGTTCTGCAAAGAACGCCTTGATCTCGAATTACAGTCAGTTCGCGAAGTCTCCTACTACCAGGGTCTGAAAAAAGATTATGGTCCGATTCGGATGCTGGCCTGGCTGATTGTGTTTCTGGTCTCCGGCGCCGGGGTGTTCGCCGGTTTGAATACGTTGTACGGTGCGGTTGTCGGCCGGACCAGTGAACTATCTATGTTGCAGACACTCGGCTTTGTCCGCCGGGCGATTGTGAT contains:
- a CDS encoding cupin domain-containing protein, with the translated sequence MDHITRPQEQDEYYFEEGCYILEMSSPNVDPEVSLARARVEPGKRTRFHRLKGTFERYIMLSGTGLVEVGDYEPTEVYPGDVVRIPPDTDQRITNIGEDDLVFLVVCNPHFLRSCYTDSEDLRTSGS
- a CDS encoding multiheme c-type cytochrome, which gives rise to MIQKYPFLIPLSILLLACLSGAGLFLYGSQQKTEFVPHVRSVHQPVPSRSCCECHDKFCQQFEGAPHLRTLRKATDPGVLEKFVDREVTLKENGHTYRFFKEDDALWVDCDSYPAPVRIDWVFGSGMHAMTPVSLFPNEKGESELLQHIVSWYPSGKLGITLGLQELVHEQTGINALGEVSDHAKTQNCFGCHAAWLGDSPGKIKSDAIIPGVSCVRCHLNGEEHIKAVERGDKDLKLTKWSSLTPLESINRCGECHRRFDQLEADEIHPANDLLYRFAPVGMSQSPCFLKQTDVKLADGKTARFDCTTCHNPHQQASRDPDYYRQICLNCHSDLKDHAPVCSKESMQSQCLQCHMPAVEVHDNLSFTDHWIRVRERDKERFPEFQMRQAK
- a CDS encoding DUF1552 domain-containing protein, whose amino-acid sequence is MKYQSRRQFLKKLGLSSAVLPLVSHLPSLGFAADAGIRKKRMIVMFSPNGIVPKTYWPDETGDKFELKEIMQPLKKYQDQMLVIKGVADRVRGDGDSHMRGMSCLLTGIELLPGNIQGGSHTPAGWASGLSIDQELKRFLQSNKETRTRFGSLEFGVNVPHRADPWTRMVYAGPNKPVAPIDDPYLMFEKIYGQMKDRKSLASILDDVREDLKKVRSQLSSSDKQLLEEHESYVRQMEQELKASAEQKLAVKVPVQEVGIKNDNDHMPVTSKMQIDLMVNSLANDMARVATLQYTNSVGQARMKWLGIDDGHHSLSHKPDSDEDSQEKLTKINKWFCEQLAYLVEKLDSTPEPNGEGTLLDNTTVVWTNELGKGNSHTLNDVPLVLVGKGLDFKMGRSLQFKNIPHNRLLMSLAHGMGHHIETFGKPDFCGDGIISELT
- a CDS encoding tetratricopeptide repeat protein → MTEPDLSTTDRRLRRLFLLIVTASFVLTPIAAPDVWWQLSRGQTVLAELAVPGPILAAGNPTAEADWLGGFPFFMSWLIAGFSGLMLLKFCSVFLLLYLLMRRFEPQLQWAAFALALVTLLAANAAWQPTPRLWDCWLLFLTWIATVRWSQSPTKQNAVLVLISLVVWANLAPLCLLGIAVVAIVPWLTGIQTEPTVTRKQSGLLVAASAFALMLTPRGWFTLSDSLTQLLPGLFYARDLLATTVWQPTFAQGLTVETAGLGILTLVTVCYLIFYSTGWLESFAFLIFAVPAWLNSDAVPPCAIGIALLLGRSLVAHPYPIQLLKTKDLLSPALGRLLLGLGLLLLSGKAAAGTLPGQSQRLGWGLAPELDITLLNQAIGPLEYEGTAHCMDITSAGMLCWIKADHKVRPYLTHRQALKQGRLFDELSLNAELSDGWMLQKPRMNGGWGGWWVRLKDRNCQLLLVPNGQTRTIRALFDSRWQPMSVDAAVIPYGWSGELLSTPQIIKLLPVKEFLNRQQWTYSLPDPSGTPDCADWWGMLTGSPNLKPALLQARTFRAMQLYTAALRVLHPLLQHYDSPEVRREFELCQKELAYQEQLDTGAPSQLRLQAYQQTSPTDAFPLTQAGPGIKGDHSPPEKVSETLARAINEYIHGDCSEAIAALTADDSESLYAKAQIQLESGDPANAASTFRQLIEQHPQDRLVVPSQNMLDALQ
- a CDS encoding DUF1559 domain-containing protein, translating into MLNYPPRVTRKSGFTLIELLVVIAIIAILIALLLPAVQQAREAARRSQCKNNLKQMGLALHNYHDVYLKFPIGSRAPNDGPHNWRFALLPYMDQANIYELAKNSPTSDVDFWEGGGGSYNGDTLLFKDKVITSIYMCPSSSDPAISYANGEPQQGSQSHQYVGIMGAYPDPAARTNVSYETQYNSFATNTGCLLINECKGMRDVTDGSSNTIIIAEQSRISASNPVLKRSDYTSGWAGTSYAGTVSQWIASGAGQHRFGTGVTSVFHSPNPKSTGAEANAQWDWNTPLTSYHTGGVHVLLCDGATRFLSDNADLLLIQKLCVRDDGQTIGEW
- a CDS encoding LamG-like jellyroll fold domain-containing protein; this translates as MKPTLAPLLLACLALLIPERSYAELQVGATIMDVTPVKLPVLVNGSMKSRSVDKVYTKVNARAIVVADGEDRLAIVVVDSCMMTRPFLDEVKKLAAQKTRIPADHMLISATHAHSVPSSMGCLGTSADPEYTPFLRGKLVDAIVAAEAKLEPAQIGWGVGNAAKFTALRRWIKRPDRISNDPFGNPTVRATMHAGRNWDDVIGESGPEDPDLSLISFQSKDGRPIALLANFSMHYFGAPSLSADYFGLYCNGLQEEIGKKLPKDAPEFVAIMSHGCSGDIYRRDYTKPQDQWSFTDDINEYSSELVKLTMGIYKNITYRKDADVEMAENRMQLNYRVPDKQLLEWSQRIVEKMGDKLPETQEEIYAREQIMLHESQSTEVVTQALRIGDIAIATTPNETYALSGLKVKAQSPLPQTMVIELANGGDGYIPPPEQHLLGGYNTWAARSAGLEVLAEPRIVESDIELLEKVSNQPRRFYEQSRGPAVETILGFKPSAYWRLDEFNGPRARDLSGNQRDGIYEPAIAYFLEGARSKSFCTGTETNRAVHFAGNRLQTRVNDLGDQFTVSLWIWNGIPLDARDISGWMFSQGPNHGLAAYGDHLGLGGKQHPGKLVYMNGTDRKLHAGKTAVERWTWNHVALVRDGDKLTVYLNGKPEIELESKPGASGVLLEQLFFGGRTDNDSNWEGRLDEIAVFDRALNAGEVSQLAK
- a CDS encoding carboxypeptidase-like regulatory domain-containing protein, yielding MYRLSLFSCLLVSVLLAQGCSGDPNVRPAVEISGSVTLDGAPLQQASIQFTSSKSGESAYANLDENGNYSVSFPQADVGSAYEVTISPPVVEEENAMALAEKPQEKSTVKIPAKYTKRTTSGLIAQVNEPGENKANFELKSK
- a CDS encoding ABC transporter permease, whose product is MLRFSLIPWEYGVRNLFRRPLRTLLTLTGLTTVIVLVFIVVGFIRGLEHSLSASGDPDVAILFSLGMGENLEYSSIPMRTSELVAASVGGIKEFHGRKYASPELYLGTQITLPEQERTAMGLVRGVTPAILLVRRKVELESGRWPEPGEVLIGQLVATKLGLSPEQLATGQAIELEGRSWKISGTFSAGGSAFESEIWCRLDELQQAMKRQDLSLVAVTLDSPDVYPDLDLFCKERLDLELQSVREVSYYQGLKKDYGPIRMLAWLIVFLVSGAGVFAGLNTLYGAVVGRTSELSMLQTLGFVRRAIVISLIQEGILLSTAASLIAALIAVLLINGVAVRFTMGAFSLQIDTVSLLIGSGVGILLGLLGAIPPALRALRLPIVDGLKSV